A genomic segment from Nocardiopsis sp. Huas11 encodes:
- a CDS encoding type IV secretory system conjugative DNA transfer family protein translates to MVDFLLNGGFFLLLGVISLTGAVVCAALVGVRLARHRYLSQKARVVEILPPPDASLENATAFWNHTLGLLKPSWSRWLVQPHLAMEVVASAAGMRFQVWVPGVVPPGTVERAISSAWPGATTTTRHLPPGESPLPVGAYTTGGHLRLGRAEAFPLRTKFEDDPARPLLGALEDLIEGEHALVRVTARPVTGWRAARARQAAARLQGHTGVGTYLVDALDPTTHTGARTRPSNLPGTGDDVRAILTKASSPRLACDVAYILTTTHDGQVGKERLRGRAHGVASAFAAFTSGTNHLDRRFMLKPAWWATNRFLGYGSLLSTAELSGLAHLPTDTCVPGLLRAGARPAAPAPAVPRGGENTRVIGDSDAGTRRPIALGVPEARQHTHILGKTGSGKSTLLANLVLQDAEAGRAGLVIDPRGDLVTDILARLPEHAADKVVLFDPDDQARPPRLNLLQGGDPDFTSDTVVGIFRRIYAEYWGPRTDDILRAATLTLTRAADPNLTLGDVPRLLANDDLRQDVMGKVTARSGPDEALEDFWGWYSGLTVSARSAVTGPVLNKLRTALLRKWVRQVVASGPSTIDLPTLFNTRHLVLLRLPKGRLGEDTSSLIGSFALAATWQAVTARIHTPEHQRKDLSAYVDECQNFLNLPGSLEDMLAEARGYRLGLTLAHQELGQLPADLRKAVSANARSKVYFSASPDDSVSLQQHTLPVLGAYDLTHLGAYQAVVRPLVGAKEQGAVTVRTRPLPPPIAGRATQVREAARDHGAGEDQPATEVRGSKGGTA, encoded by the coding sequence ATGGTCGACTTCCTGCTCAACGGAGGGTTCTTCCTCCTGCTCGGTGTGATCTCGCTGACCGGGGCGGTGGTGTGTGCCGCGCTGGTGGGGGTGCGGTTGGCCCGACACCGCTATCTGTCCCAGAAGGCGCGGGTGGTGGAGATCCTGCCCCCGCCCGACGCGTCGCTGGAGAACGCGACTGCGTTCTGGAACCACACGCTGGGGCTGCTCAAGCCGAGCTGGTCGCGGTGGCTGGTCCAACCCCACCTGGCCATGGAGGTCGTCGCGTCGGCGGCCGGGATGCGGTTCCAGGTGTGGGTGCCGGGGGTCGTGCCGCCGGGGACCGTGGAGCGCGCTATCTCCTCGGCCTGGCCCGGAGCGACGACCACCACCCGCCACCTCCCCCCTGGGGAGTCTCCGCTTCCCGTTGGGGCCTACACCACTGGAGGGCACCTGCGGCTCGGCCGCGCGGAGGCGTTCCCACTGCGGACGAAGTTCGAGGACGACCCGGCCCGCCCGCTCCTGGGCGCGTTGGAGGACCTGATCGAGGGTGAGCACGCTCTGGTGCGGGTCACCGCCCGACCTGTGACGGGGTGGCGTGCGGCACGGGCCCGCCAGGCGGCGGCCCGTCTGCAGGGCCATACCGGGGTGGGCACCTACCTGGTCGACGCTTTGGACCCCACCACACACACCGGTGCCCGCACCCGACCTTCCAACCTTCCAGGGACGGGGGATGACGTGCGGGCGATCCTGACCAAGGCGTCCAGTCCGAGGCTGGCGTGCGATGTCGCCTACATCCTCACCACCACCCACGACGGCCAAGTCGGAAAGGAGCGCCTGCGGGGGCGGGCGCACGGGGTGGCCTCAGCCTTCGCGGCGTTCACCTCGGGCACCAACCACCTGGACCGCCGCTTCATGCTCAAACCCGCCTGGTGGGCGACCAACCGCTTCCTCGGATACGGGTCCCTGCTGTCCACCGCCGAGCTGTCCGGTCTCGCGCACCTGCCCACCGACACATGCGTCCCCGGGCTCCTACGGGCCGGGGCACGCCCGGCGGCACCCGCCCCGGCGGTACCGCGCGGAGGCGAGAACACCCGGGTGATCGGCGACTCCGACGCCGGCACACGCCGCCCGATCGCCTTGGGCGTGCCCGAGGCGCGCCAGCACACCCACATCCTCGGCAAGACCGGCTCCGGCAAGTCCACGCTGCTGGCCAACCTCGTCCTCCAAGACGCCGAGGCGGGCCGGGCAGGCCTGGTGATCGACCCACGCGGAGACCTGGTCACCGACATCCTGGCCCGCCTACCCGAGCACGCGGCAGACAAGGTGGTGCTGTTCGACCCCGACGACCAAGCACGGCCGCCCCGGTTGAACCTGCTCCAGGGCGGAGATCCGGATTTCACCAGCGACACGGTGGTGGGGATTTTCCGCCGCATCTACGCCGAGTACTGGGGGCCCAGGACCGACGACATCCTGCGCGCCGCCACTCTCACCCTGACCCGCGCGGCCGACCCGAACCTGACGCTGGGGGACGTGCCGCGCCTTTTGGCCAATGACGACCTGCGCCAGGACGTGATGGGCAAGGTCACCGCTCGCAGCGGCCCGGACGAAGCCCTGGAGGATTTCTGGGGCTGGTACTCCGGGCTCACGGTCTCGGCCCGAAGCGCGGTGACGGGCCCGGTGCTCAACAAGCTCCGAACGGCCCTGCTGCGCAAGTGGGTGCGCCAAGTGGTGGCCTCCGGGCCCTCCACCATCGATCTGCCCACCCTGTTCAACACCCGGCACCTGGTCCTGCTGCGGTTGCCGAAGGGCCGCCTGGGTGAGGACACCAGTTCGCTGATCGGGTCGTTCGCGCTGGCGGCGACCTGGCAGGCGGTCACCGCCCGCATCCACACCCCCGAACACCAGCGCAAGGACCTGAGCGCCTACGTGGACGAGTGCCAGAACTTCCTCAACCTGCCCGGCAGCTTGGAGGACATGCTGGCCGAGGCCCGCGGTTACCGGCTCGGGCTGACCCTGGCCCACCAGGAACTCGGCCAGCTCCCCGCGGACCTGCGCAAGGCGGTGTCGGCGAACGCCCGGTCGAAGGTGTACTTCTCCGCCTCACCCGATGACTCGGTGAGCCTGCAGCAGCACACCCTGCCGGTGTTGGGCGCCTACGACCTGACACACCTAGGTGCCTACCAGGCAGTCGTCCGCCCGCTGGTCGGGGCGAAGGAACAGGGGGCTGTGACGGTGCGCACCCGCCCGCTGCCGCCCCCAATCGCGGGCCGGGCCACCCAGGTCCGCGAAGCCGCGCGCGACCACGGGGCGGGCGAGGACCAGCCCGCCACTGAAGTTCGGGGATCGAAAGGTGGCACTGCGTGA
- a CDS encoding PrgI family protein yields MASDEASSWRGRIPADIDRPEPLLFNLTARQLLLIAPAVVGAWGAYLLLREHMPLWAIAMVLAPVLGVVIAVALSERDGRGLERVAASALAWARAPKYLVPAPSGEVPGPPRWAPRMRRAPRLEPLRLPASAITPEGVIELGGRCAVIVSCTTLPFQLASGREQDQVLAAFAGTLDALNDPVQILVQRRSADLSGFTAMVRDNVNHLPHPALADAAMAHADFLDHLAATHELSHQQVVVVVTATGSARRAGAALLRTAQDTADRLAALGIRAQVLEGTEAEQVLLQAMVTPGGALADPDPDTEINDGHERQHEEEGH; encoded by the coding sequence GTGGCATCGGATGAGGCGTCGTCGTGGCGGGGACGGATCCCCGCTGACATCGACCGGCCCGAACCCCTGCTGTTCAACCTGACCGCCCGTCAACTCCTGCTCATCGCGCCCGCGGTGGTGGGGGCGTGGGGCGCCTACCTGCTCCTGCGCGAGCACATGCCGTTGTGGGCTATCGCGATGGTCCTGGCCCCCGTCCTGGGGGTGGTGATCGCCGTGGCGCTGAGCGAGCGCGACGGTCGGGGCTTGGAGCGGGTCGCGGCCAGTGCTCTGGCCTGGGCTCGCGCTCCGAAGTATCTGGTGCCCGCACCCAGCGGGGAGGTACCGGGTCCGCCCCGGTGGGCGCCCAGAATGCGACGGGCACCCCGTTTGGAGCCGTTGCGGCTGCCCGCCTCGGCGATCACCCCGGAGGGGGTGATCGAGCTGGGCGGGCGGTGCGCGGTGATCGTCTCCTGCACCACCCTGCCCTTTCAACTGGCCTCCGGACGTGAACAGGACCAGGTCCTGGCTGCCTTCGCGGGGACGCTGGACGCGCTCAATGACCCGGTGCAGATCCTCGTTCAGCGGCGCAGCGCCGACCTGTCGGGATTCACCGCGATGGTGCGCGACAACGTCAACCACCTGCCGCACCCGGCGCTGGCCGACGCCGCCATGGCACACGCCGACTTCCTAGACCACCTAGCGGCCACGCACGAGCTGTCGCACCAGCAGGTGGTCGTCGTTGTCACCGCCACCGGCTCTGCCCGCCGAGCGGGCGCCGCTCTGCTTCGCACCGCGCAGGACACCGCCGACCGGCTCGCCGCCCTCGGCATCCGCGCCCAGGTCCTGGAAGGCACCGAAGCCGAACAGGTTCTGCTCCAGGCGATGGTCACCCCGGGCGGAGCCCTCGCCGACCCCGATCCGGACACCGAGATCAACGACGGACACGAACGCCAGCACGAAGAAGAGGGGCACTGA
- a CDS encoding VirB4 family type IV secretion system protein produces MDTLWTRPGSPALGGPAMHVGARHLQVEGGVCQTLAVTGFPREVSAGWAEPLLTYPGQLDIAFHLVPVPAPTAATRLRKRRARLESAHRTSTAQGRVEDPHQVTAAADAAEIADRIATGQGRLFRVGVYITVHAPTLEALEAELQQLKALCASLLVDVAPATFRTLQGWISTLPLGTDVLGMGRSMDTDAASTLLPFTSPELVADLAETTVVYGTNTHSNGVVAWDRFCGSLDNHNSVILARSGAGKSYLAKLEVLRSLLVGVEVAVIDPEGEYLRLAEAVGGTTLRLGTPDGQLNPFTLPAESTDKQAFTNRALFLHTLIAAMVGELFSTEKAVLDRAIITAYAEAGITRDPSTWGRPAPVLADLSAALEELATDPGVGDAHGLAAERLAGRLEPFVHGSHATLFDGASSAGVAGHLSVVSLKELPDQVRSVGVLLALDAIWRHVTAAPETRPRMVVVDEAWLLLQDPAAARYLARLAKAGRKHWAGLTLITQDVGDVLGTELGRVVIANAATQVLLKQAPQNLDQVAQTFHLSSGETHLVSTAPRGSALLVAGHQRVGFHPVASQIEHRLITSDPAELAAMRAAEEEEQEHGHRGDGPVHGVDGFGDGAVA; encoded by the coding sequence ATGGACACGTTGTGGACACGACCCGGATCGCCCGCACTGGGCGGACCGGCCATGCACGTCGGAGCACGCCACCTTCAAGTGGAGGGCGGGGTGTGCCAGACCCTGGCGGTGACCGGGTTCCCACGCGAGGTGAGTGCGGGGTGGGCTGAGCCGCTGCTCACCTATCCCGGCCAGCTCGACATCGCCTTCCACCTGGTCCCGGTTCCGGCACCGACCGCGGCCACCCGGCTGCGCAAGCGTCGGGCCAGGTTGGAGTCCGCGCATCGCACGAGCACAGCCCAGGGGCGGGTAGAGGACCCCCACCAGGTAACAGCGGCGGCGGACGCGGCCGAGATCGCGGACCGCATCGCCACCGGACAGGGCCGACTCTTCCGGGTGGGCGTGTACATCACCGTGCACGCCCCCACCCTGGAGGCGTTGGAGGCCGAACTCCAACAGCTCAAGGCGTTGTGCGCGTCGCTGTTGGTGGACGTAGCCCCGGCGACGTTCCGCACGTTGCAGGGATGGATCTCCACGCTCCCCCTGGGCACCGACGTGCTGGGGATGGGCCGGTCGATGGACACCGACGCCGCCTCCACTCTGCTGCCGTTCACCTCACCCGAGCTGGTCGCGGACCTGGCCGAGACGACGGTGGTCTACGGCACCAACACCCACAGCAACGGCGTGGTGGCCTGGGACCGGTTCTGCGGAAGCCTGGACAACCACAACAGCGTGATCCTCGCCCGCTCCGGCGCCGGCAAGTCCTACCTTGCGAAACTAGAGGTCCTGCGGTCCCTGCTGGTCGGGGTGGAAGTCGCGGTCATCGACCCCGAGGGCGAATACTTGCGCCTGGCCGAAGCCGTGGGCGGCACCACACTCCGCCTGGGCACCCCGGACGGTCAGCTGAATCCCTTCACGCTTCCTGCGGAGAGCACCGACAAGCAGGCGTTCACGAATCGGGCGCTGTTCCTGCACACCCTGATCGCCGCGATGGTCGGCGAGCTGTTCTCCACGGAGAAGGCAGTCCTGGATCGGGCGATCATCACCGCCTACGCGGAGGCCGGGATCACCAGGGACCCCAGCACATGGGGGCGGCCCGCGCCGGTTCTGGCCGACCTGTCCGCCGCGCTGGAGGAGTTGGCGACCGACCCCGGAGTAGGAGACGCCCACGGGCTGGCCGCTGAGCGGCTGGCAGGCCGGTTGGAGCCCTTCGTCCACGGGTCGCACGCGACCCTGTTCGACGGCGCCTCCAGCGCGGGAGTCGCCGGGCACCTGAGCGTGGTTTCTCTCAAGGAGTTGCCGGACCAGGTCCGCTCGGTCGGGGTGCTGTTGGCGTTGGACGCGATCTGGCGTCACGTCACCGCAGCGCCGGAGACGCGGCCTCGCATGGTCGTGGTGGACGAGGCCTGGCTCCTGCTCCAGGACCCGGCCGCGGCTCGCTACCTCGCCCGTCTTGCCAAGGCCGGGCGCAAGCACTGGGCGGGTCTGACCCTGATCACCCAGGACGTGGGGGACGTGCTCGGCACCGAATTGGGGCGGGTGGTCATCGCCAACGCCGCCACCCAAGTGCTGCTCAAACAGGCCCCGCAGAACCTCGACCAGGTGGCCCAGACCTTTCACCTCTCGTCCGGGGAGACCCACCTGGTCAGTACCGCACCCCGGGGCAGCGCGCTGCTGGTCGCCGGGCACCAGCGGGTGGGCTTCCATCCCGTAGCCTCCCAGATTGAGCACCGGCTCATCACCTCCGACCCGGCCGAGTTGGCCGCCATGAGGGCCGCAGAAGAAGAGGAACAGGAGCACGGGCACCGGGGTGACGGCCCCGTTCACGGCGTGGATGGGTTCGGGGACGGGGCGGTGGCGTGA